A genomic segment from Aliidongia dinghuensis encodes:
- a CDS encoding PaaI family thioesterase, which yields MTRQNPATHFGLVPREEAARLSGLDFLRGLLEQRLPAPPFAEAADVWPVSVEPGRIVFEGAPSARFYNPMGIVHGGWIALLLDTAMGCAIHSALTAGQSFATTDMHTSFVRAVTERTGTLRCEGTLLHLGGRVASAEGKLFDGEGRLIAHGTETCSIMDLGGGR from the coding sequence ATGACCCGGCAGAACCCAGCAACGCATTTTGGCCTCGTGCCGCGCGAGGAGGCGGCACGCTTGAGCGGTCTCGACTTCCTGCGCGGCCTCTTGGAGCAGCGCCTGCCGGCGCCGCCGTTCGCCGAGGCCGCGGATGTCTGGCCCGTGTCGGTCGAGCCCGGCCGCATCGTGTTCGAAGGGGCCCCCTCGGCGCGCTTCTACAACCCGATGGGCATCGTCCATGGCGGCTGGATCGCGCTGTTGCTCGACACGGCGATGGGCTGCGCCATCCATTCGGCACTGACCGCCGGCCAGAGCTTCGCCACGACCGACATGCACACGAGCTTCGTGCGCGCGGTGACCGAGCGAACGGGCACGCTGCGCTGCGAGGGCACGCTCCTGCACCTGGGCGGCCGGGTCGCGAGCGCCGAGGGCAAGCTGTTCGACGGCGAGGGGCGCCTCATCGCCCATGGCACGGAAACCTGCTCGATCATGGACCTGGGCGGCGGGCGATGA
- a CDS encoding alpha/beta fold hydrolase: MSQSESLLAESLLPGFARRRIVTPGATIHTAVGGHGPPLLLLHGHPQTHLTWYRVAPRLAERFTVVTADLRGYGDSSKPAGGAEHVNYSKRAMAADQVEVMRQLGFERFALVGHDRGGRVAHRMALDHPGAVERIAVLDIAPTATMYARTDREFATRYFWWFFLIQPFDLPERLIAADPEYFLRKHLLGQSKTPGVPEEALVQEYLRCYSDPATRHAICEDYRAAAGIDLAHDAADADARITAPLLALWGARGTVGALYDVLATWREKAVDVRGHAIDCGHTLQEEAPEATLAALLAFLAG; this comes from the coding sequence ATGTCCCAGTCGGAAAGCTTATTGGCGGAAAGCTTGCTGCCCGGCTTCGCGCGGCGCCGGATCGTGACGCCTGGCGCCACGATCCATACCGCGGTCGGCGGCCACGGGCCGCCGCTGCTGCTGCTCCACGGGCACCCGCAGACCCATCTCACCTGGTACCGGGTGGCACCGCGGCTCGCCGAACGCTTCACCGTGGTCACGGCCGACTTGCGCGGCTACGGCGACAGCTCGAAGCCGGCGGGCGGGGCCGAGCATGTGAATTATTCGAAGCGCGCCATGGCGGCGGACCAGGTCGAGGTCATGCGCCAGCTGGGCTTCGAGCGCTTCGCCCTTGTCGGCCACGACCGCGGCGGCCGGGTCGCCCATCGGATGGCGCTCGACCATCCGGGCGCGGTCGAGCGCATCGCCGTGCTCGATATCGCGCCGACCGCCACCATGTACGCGCGGACCGACCGGGAATTCGCGACGCGCTATTTCTGGTGGTTCTTCCTGATCCAACCGTTCGACCTGCCGGAGCGGCTGATCGCCGCCGATCCGGAATATTTCTTGCGCAAGCATCTCCTCGGTCAGTCGAAGACGCCGGGCGTGCCCGAAGAGGCGCTCGTCCAGGAATATCTGCGCTGCTACAGCGACCCCGCGACGCGCCACGCGATCTGCGAGGATTATCGCGCCGCCGCCGGCATTGATCTCGCCCACGATGCCGCCGACGCGGACGCCCGGATCACGGCACCGCTCCTGGCGCTCTGGGGCGCCCGGGGCACGGTCGGAGCGCTTTATGACGTGCTCGCGACCTGGCGCGAGAAGGCGGTCGACGTCCGCGGCCACGCGATCGACTGCGGCCACACGCTCCAGGAGGAAGCGCCGGAAGCGACCCTGGCGGCGCTCCTGGCGTTCCTCGCGGGCTAA
- a CDS encoding MATE family efflux transporter — translation MTTPGAQHSPAQHSPRTRLLLEGPIARTLLKLAWPNVLVMLAQASTGLIETWWVSRLGNDALAGMALVFPGVMLMQMISGGAMGGGISSAIARALGAGRHDEANALVLHALVINIVLGAVCAALVLLFGPTLYRALGGEGASLDAALRYSNVVFAGNILLWVMNALASVIRGTGNMLVPALVICGGTVLLVPLSPCLIFGVGPFPALGVAGGGAALLVYYAGGLAVLAWYIASGRNLVHFRLVPLRWPLFRTILGVGAVAAISSLQTNLTVALTTALVGHGGGPDAVAGYGTGARLEYLLVPLVFGFGAPLVALVGTNIGAGQQERALRVALVGGAIAFAATEAIGLAAALFPEAWLGLFGAEPRMLATGAAYLRSVGPAYGFFGLGLALYFASQGAGRLFWPLAAGMTRMLIAVAGGWLMLRLTGSLGWMFAALAVGLVVYGLTLAVVVARGAWFKPAAVRATRAPSTRAA, via the coding sequence ATGACCACGCCCGGCGCTCAGCACAGCCCCGCCCAGCACAGCCCGCGCACCCGCCTGCTGCTCGAAGGGCCGATCGCCCGCACACTGCTCAAGCTCGCCTGGCCGAACGTGCTGGTGATGCTGGCCCAGGCCTCGACCGGCCTGATCGAGACCTGGTGGGTCTCGCGCCTCGGCAACGACGCGCTTGCCGGCATGGCGCTGGTCTTCCCGGGCGTCATGCTGATGCAGATGATCTCCGGCGGCGCCATGGGTGGCGGCATCTCCTCGGCGATCGCCCGTGCGCTCGGCGCCGGCCGGCACGACGAGGCCAATGCGCTGGTGCTGCACGCGCTCGTCATCAACATCGTGCTGGGCGCCGTCTGCGCGGCACTCGTCCTGCTGTTCGGCCCGACGCTCTATCGCGCCTTGGGCGGCGAGGGCGCCTCGCTCGACGCGGCGCTGCGCTATTCCAATGTCGTGTTCGCCGGCAACATCCTGCTCTGGGTCATGAATGCGCTGGCGAGCGTCATCCGCGGCACCGGCAACATGCTGGTGCCGGCGCTGGTCATCTGCGGCGGCACCGTGCTGCTGGTACCACTGTCGCCCTGCCTCATCTTCGGCGTCGGGCCGTTCCCGGCGCTGGGCGTCGCCGGCGGCGGCGCGGCCCTGCTGGTCTATTACGCCGGCGGCCTGGCGGTGCTCGCCTGGTACATCGCGAGCGGCCGCAATCTCGTCCATTTCCGCCTGGTGCCGCTCCGCTGGCCGCTGTTCCGCACCATCTTGGGCGTGGGGGCCGTCGCGGCGATCTCGTCGCTGCAGACCAACCTGACGGTGGCGCTCACCACGGCGCTCGTCGGCCACGGCGGCGGGCCGGACGCCGTTGCCGGCTACGGCACGGGCGCGCGGCTCGAATATCTCCTGGTGCCGCTCGTGTTCGGCTTCGGCGCGCCATTGGTCGCCCTCGTCGGCACGAACATCGGCGCCGGCCAGCAGGAGCGCGCGCTGCGCGTGGCGCTCGTCGGCGGCGCCATCGCCTTCGCCGCGACCGAAGCGATCGGCCTCGCGGCGGCGCTCTTTCCCGAAGCCTGGCTGGGATTGTTCGGCGCCGAGCCGCGCATGCTCGCGACTGGGGCGGCCTATCTGCGCAGTGTCGGCCCGGCCTACGGCTTCTTCGGGCTGGGCCTGGCGCTCTATTTCGCGTCGCAGGGCGCCGGGCGCCTGTTCTGGCCGCTCGCGGCGGGCATGACGCGCATGCTCATCGCGGTTGCGGGCGGCTGGCTCATGCTACGCTTGACCGGCTCGCTCGGCTGGATGTTCGCAGCACTCGCCGTGGGCCTCGTCGTCTACGGGCTCACGCTTGCGGTGGTCGTTGCGCGCGGCGCCTGGTTCAAGCCCGCGGCCGTTCGTGCGACACGGGCGCCCTCGACCCGGGCCGCCTGA
- a CDS encoding winged helix-turn-helix transcriptional regulator: MQHKSFGEMQCAIARSLERVGEWWSILILRDAFHGLTRFNQFQESLGIAPNMLARRLNSLVDAGLLERRRYCERPPRDEYFLTERGRDFRPVLWALVAWGNRHFSPDGHTLDIVDAKTGAVADPVLVDRLSGRPLEAPAFRVVAGPAAADPLRARYAARSAQSEEGSRA, translated from the coding sequence ATGCAGCACAAGAGCTTCGGCGAGATGCAGTGCGCGATCGCTCGCAGCCTCGAGCGCGTTGGCGAATGGTGGAGCATCCTGATATTGCGCGATGCGTTCCACGGCCTGACGCGCTTCAACCAGTTCCAGGAAAGCCTCGGCATCGCGCCGAACATGCTGGCGCGCCGCCTCAACTCGCTGGTCGATGCCGGGCTGCTCGAACGGCGGCGCTACTGCGAGCGGCCGCCGCGTGACGAGTATTTCCTGACCGAGCGGGGGCGCGACTTCCGGCCGGTGCTGTGGGCGCTCGTCGCCTGGGGCAACCGGCATTTCTCACCCGACGGCCACACGCTCGACATCGTCGACGCCAAGACCGGGGCAGTGGCCGATCCTGTGCTGGTCGACCGGCTCTCCGGCCGCCCGCTGGAGGCGCCGGCGTTCCGCGTCGTGGCGGGGCCGGCCGCCGCCGACCCTTTGCGCGCGCGTTACGCTGCGCGCTCCGCACAATCTGAAGAAGGAAGCAGGGCATGA
- a CDS encoding SDR family NAD(P)-dependent oxidoreductase has translation MPNPFSLEGRTALITGSSQGIGFSLARGLAAAGAAVILNGRDTTKLEAAKATLEAEGHRIKTAAFDVTHGPAVREAIDRIEREIGPIDILVNNAGIQRRAPLQDFAQETWAELMRTNLDSVFLVGQAVARHMIQRGRGKIINVCSVQSELARPGIAPYAASKGALKMLTKGMCTDWAPFGLQVNGLAPGYFETELTKPLVEDETFTAWLKGRTPARRWGTVEELNGAAVFLASAASDFVNGHILYVDGGITSCL, from the coding sequence ATGCCTAACCCGTTCAGCCTCGAAGGCCGGACCGCCCTCATCACCGGATCGAGCCAGGGGATCGGCTTCAGCCTGGCCCGCGGCCTCGCCGCCGCTGGCGCCGCGGTGATCCTGAACGGCCGGGACACGACGAAGCTGGAGGCGGCGAAGGCGACGCTCGAGGCCGAAGGCCATCGTATCAAGACCGCCGCGTTCGACGTCACCCATGGCCCCGCGGTCCGCGAGGCAATCGACCGGATCGAGCGCGAAATCGGCCCGATCGACATCCTGGTCAACAATGCCGGCATCCAGCGCCGGGCACCACTGCAGGATTTCGCGCAAGAGACCTGGGCGGAGCTGATGCGCACCAATCTCGACAGCGTATTCCTGGTCGGCCAAGCGGTCGCCCGGCACATGATCCAGCGCGGGCGCGGCAAGATCATCAACGTCTGCTCGGTGCAGAGCGAGCTCGCCCGGCCGGGCATCGCGCCCTATGCCGCCTCCAAGGGCGCGCTCAAGATGCTGACCAAGGGCATGTGTACGGACTGGGCGCCGTTCGGCCTGCAAGTGAACGGGCTGGCGCCGGGCTATTTCGAGACGGAGCTGACGAAGCCGCTCGTCGAGGACGAGACCTTCACCGCGTGGCTGAAGGGCCGGACCCCAGCCCGGCGCTGGGGCACGGTCGAGGAGCTGAACGGCGCCGCCGTGTTCCTCGCCTCCGCCGCCTCGGACTTCGTCAACGGCCATATCCTCTACGTCGACGGCGGCATCACCAGCTGCCTCTGA
- a CDS encoding HlyD family secretion protein, translating to MTSQSIDGGVVALPGKAAKASRKRLALTAAALLAGVAAVWYGYDWWTVGRFIETTDDAYVGGDVTVIAPKVAGFIAEVAVTDNQAVHAGDLLIRLDDRDYRAALAKADAAVAGAQATLANLDAQRRLQQSRIAEAEADIAAAEAEIVRAHDDQVRFRELAAHAAASVQTSQKADADYKQALAAGDRTRAAAEAAKRQLDVIDTQKHQTEAALAGALAEQETARLNLSYTELRAPIDGTVGNRSARTGAYATIGAQLISLVPAQGLWVDANFKENQLAGFKPGQPATVTADVLPGETFHGHVLSLAPATGAQFSVLPPENATGNFTKIVQRVPVRILLDGDGALLGRLRPGLSVTADVDERVQKAAP from the coding sequence ATGACCAGTCAGTCCATCGACGGGGGCGTCGTCGCCCTGCCGGGCAAGGCGGCCAAGGCGTCGCGCAAGCGCCTGGCGCTCACTGCGGCGGCGCTCCTCGCCGGTGTCGCGGCGGTCTGGTACGGCTACGACTGGTGGACGGTCGGCCGGTTCATCGAGACGACCGACGACGCCTATGTCGGCGGCGACGTGACGGTGATCGCGCCCAAGGTCGCGGGCTTCATCGCCGAGGTCGCGGTCACCGACAACCAGGCGGTCCATGCCGGCGACCTGCTGATCCGGCTCGACGACCGCGACTATCGCGCGGCGCTCGCCAAGGCCGATGCGGCCGTCGCCGGCGCGCAGGCGACGCTCGCCAATCTCGACGCCCAGCGCCGGTTGCAGCAGTCGCGCATCGCTGAAGCGGAGGCCGACATCGCCGCGGCGGAGGCCGAGATCGTCCGAGCGCATGACGACCAGGTGCGCTTCCGCGAGCTCGCGGCCCATGCCGCGGCCTCGGTCCAGACCTCGCAGAAGGCCGATGCCGATTACAAGCAGGCGCTCGCCGCCGGCGACCGGACACGCGCCGCCGCCGAGGCGGCGAAGCGCCAGCTCGACGTGATCGACACCCAGAAGCACCAGACCGAGGCGGCGCTCGCCGGTGCGCTCGCCGAGCAGGAGACCGCGCGGCTCAACCTGTCCTATACGGAGCTGCGCGCGCCGATCGACGGCACCGTCGGCAACCGCAGCGCGCGCACTGGTGCCTATGCCACGATCGGGGCTCAGCTGATCTCGCTCGTGCCGGCGCAAGGCCTGTGGGTCGACGCGAATTTCAAGGAGAACCAGCTCGCCGGCTTCAAGCCCGGCCAGCCCGCGACCGTCACGGCCGATGTGCTGCCGGGCGAGACGTTCCATGGCCATGTGCTGAGCCTGGCGCCGGCGACCGGTGCCCAGTTCAGCGTGCTGCCGCCGGAGAACGCGACCGGCAACTTCACCAAGATCGTCCAGCGCGTGCCGGTTCGCATTCTGCTCGACGGCGACGGGGCGCTCCTGGGTCGGCTCCGGCCGGGCCTGTCAGTCACCGCTGATGTCGACGAGCGCGTCCAGAAGGCAGCGCCGTGA
- a CDS encoding DHA2 family efflux MFS transporter permease subunit produces MSAVAAARPAPAIPVSPAELPMPAKVLAFATMCVGFFIATLDIQIVSASLRDIGGGLSAGADETAWVQTSYLIAEIIVIPLSGWLSRVMSTRWLFCASAVGFTLTSLLCGWAWDIQSMIVFRALQGFLGGSMIPTVFTTAFFYFAGHQRVIAAAVIGSIASLAPTLGPTIGGWITDNYSWHWLFFINLVPGIFVAVVVPILVRIDKPDLSLLKGGDYPGMLLMAGFLGCLEYTLEEGPRWNWFEDQTITTTAWISGICGVLFVWRSLTYEHPVVDLRALKSSNFALGCFFSFVTGIGIFSTIYLTPVFLGRVRGFSALEIGTAIFSTGLFQVSAIPVYTFLARRIDLRWLLMFGLALFTLSMWNFAPITHDWGWRELLLPQALRGFAQQFAVAPTVTLTLGGLAPNRLKLASGLFNLMRNLGGAIGIAGCATILNDRTNLHFLRLAEHLNATNPMMLGLIGRTSAADTSVVGGNAVLAHEMALKQLWALTLREALTLTFSDAFLVILVCFAIATVMVPLMRKVAPPAAPPADAH; encoded by the coding sequence GTGAGTGCCGTCGCCGCGGCGCGCCCGGCACCGGCCATTCCGGTCTCGCCGGCAGAGCTCCCGATGCCCGCCAAGGTGCTGGCCTTTGCCACCATGTGCGTCGGCTTCTTCATTGCGACGCTCGACATCCAGATCGTCTCGGCTTCGCTCCGGGACATCGGCGGCGGCCTCTCGGCCGGCGCGGACGAGACCGCCTGGGTCCAGACCAGCTATCTCATCGCCGAGATCATCGTGATCCCGCTGTCGGGCTGGCTGTCGCGCGTGATGTCGACGCGCTGGCTGTTCTGCGCGTCCGCCGTTGGCTTCACGCTCACCAGCCTCTTGTGCGGCTGGGCCTGGGACATCCAGAGCATGATCGTGTTCCGGGCGCTGCAGGGCTTCCTCGGCGGCTCGATGATCCCGACCGTGTTCACGACGGCGTTCTTCTATTTTGCCGGGCATCAGCGAGTGATCGCCGCCGCCGTCATCGGCTCGATCGCCTCGCTCGCCCCGACGCTCGGGCCCACGATCGGCGGCTGGATCACCGACAATTATTCCTGGCACTGGCTGTTCTTCATCAATCTGGTGCCGGGCATCTTCGTCGCCGTCGTCGTGCCGATCCTGGTCCGCATCGACAAGCCGGACCTGTCGCTGCTCAAGGGCGGCGACTATCCGGGCATGCTGCTGATGGCGGGCTTCCTCGGTTGTCTCGAATACACGCTCGAGGAAGGGCCGCGCTGGAACTGGTTCGAGGACCAGACGATCACGACGACCGCCTGGATCTCCGGCATTTGCGGCGTGCTGTTCGTCTGGCGTAGCCTGACCTACGAGCATCCCGTCGTCGATCTCCGGGCGCTCAAGAGCAGCAATTTTGCGCTCGGCTGCTTCTTCTCCTTCGTGACCGGCATCGGCATCTTCTCGACGATCTACCTCACGCCGGTGTTCCTCGGCCGGGTGCGCGGCTTCAGTGCGCTCGAGATCGGCACCGCCATCTTCTCGACCGGCCTGTTCCAGGTCTCGGCGATCCCGGTCTACACGTTTCTCGCCCGGCGCATCGATCTGCGCTGGCTCCTGATGTTCGGCCTGGCGCTCTTCACCCTCAGCATGTGGAACTTCGCGCCGATCACCCATGACTGGGGCTGGCGCGAGTTGCTGTTGCCGCAGGCGCTGCGCGGCTTCGCCCAGCAGTTCGCCGTGGCCCCGACCGTGACGCTCACGTTGGGCGGCCTGGCGCCGAACCGGCTCAAGCTCGCCTCGGGCCTGTTCAACCTCATGCGCAACCTGGGCGGCGCCATCGGCATCGCCGGCTGCGCCACGATCCTGAACGACCGGACCAACCTGCATTTCCTGCGGCTGGCCGAGCATCTGAATGCGACCAACCCGATGATGCTCGGCCTCATCGGGCGGACGAGCGCCGCCGACACGAGCGTCGTGGGCGGCAACGCCGTGTTGGCCCATGAGATGGCGCTGAAGCAGCTTTGGGCGCTGACGCTGCGCGAGGCGCTGACGCTCACCTTCTCCGACGCGTTCCTCGTCATCCTGGTCTGCTTCGCCATCGCGACCGTCATGGTGCCGCTGATGCGCAAGGTGGCACCGCCGGCCGCCCCGCCAGCCGACGCCCATTGA
- a CDS encoding efflux transporter outer membrane subunit produces MGLALAAGVAGCTVVGPDYQAPETKLAPLQNAASVEARQTATPAPALDQWWAGFNDPVLTRIVERTLAQNLDLEASVARVRQARAAAEEAGSRLYPQGSLEASISPIHQSTEGPLGSIARHLPGYDRDQSDYNVGVGASWEIDLFGGLQRGVEAADAEAEAAEAEHAGVRVSVVAEAADAYFQIRGAQARLKVAADQVATDEHLLDLIQLRQKQGTATDRETAQAEALLSQARATIPPLKTTLEAQHNRLDVLMGVQPGTDGLDLSDETAIAAVPAVSGGDAAALLRRRPDIIAAERKLAASNARIGEAISDYYPKVSLSGLLGFESLTAGHLFTGGAFQPQATAGLRWRLFDFGKVDAEVAGAKGGNAEALAQYRKTVLRATEDVEDAFTSLVQLEAQNQELSRETAALTKARDTSEEAYRGGAITLTDVLDADRQLLVAQDDLARTRADAARAAVGSYRALGGGW; encoded by the coding sequence GTGGGCCTGGCCCTGGCGGCCGGCGTTGCCGGCTGCACGGTGGTCGGCCCCGACTACCAGGCGCCTGAGACGAAGCTCGCGCCGCTCCAAAACGCGGCCTCCGTCGAGGCGCGGCAGACGGCAACGCCGGCGCCGGCGCTCGACCAATGGTGGGCCGGCTTCAACGATCCGGTGCTGACCAGGATCGTCGAGCGCACGCTCGCCCAGAACCTCGATCTCGAGGCCTCCGTCGCCCGGGTCCGGCAGGCGCGCGCCGCGGCCGAGGAGGCGGGGTCCCGCCTCTACCCGCAAGGCTCGCTCGAGGCGAGCATCAGCCCGATCCACCAGTCGACCGAAGGGCCGCTCGGCAGCATTGCGCGCCACCTGCCGGGCTATGACCGCGACCAGAGCGACTACAACGTCGGCGTCGGCGCCAGCTGGGAGATCGACCTGTTCGGCGGCCTGCAGCGCGGCGTCGAGGCGGCCGATGCCGAGGCCGAGGCGGCCGAGGCCGAGCATGCCGGCGTGCGCGTCTCCGTCGTGGCCGAAGCGGCCGACGCCTATTTCCAGATCCGCGGCGCCCAGGCCCGTCTCAAGGTCGCGGCAGACCAGGTCGCAACCGACGAGCATCTGCTCGATCTCATCCAGCTCCGTCAGAAGCAGGGGACGGCGACCGACCGGGAGACCGCCCAGGCCGAGGCGCTGCTGTCGCAGGCGCGCGCGACCATCCCGCCGCTCAAGACGACCCTCGAGGCCCAGCACAATCGGCTCGACGTGCTGATGGGCGTGCAGCCCGGCACCGACGGGCTCGATCTCTCGGACGAGACGGCGATCGCGGCCGTGCCGGCGGTGTCGGGCGGCGACGCCGCGGCGCTGCTGCGCCGGCGGCCCGACATCATCGCCGCCGAGCGCAAGCTCGCCGCGTCAAACGCCCGCATCGGCGAGGCGATCTCGGACTATTACCCCAAGGTCTCGCTCTCGGGCCTGCTCGGCTTCGAGAGCCTGACCGCCGGCCATCTCTTCACCGGCGGTGCGTTCCAGCCGCAGGCGACCGCCGGCCTGCGCTGGCGCCTGTTCGATTTCGGCAAGGTCGACGCCGAAGTCGCCGGCGCCAAGGGCGGCAACGCCGAAGCGCTGGCCCAGTACCGCAAGACCGTGCTGCGTGCGACCGAGGACGTCGAGGACGCCTTCACCTCCCTCGTCCAGCTTGAGGCGCAGAACCAGGAACTGAGCCGTGAGACCGCGGCGCTGACCAAGGCGCGCGATACATCAGAGGAGGCTTATCGCGGCGGCGCCATCACCTTGACCGACGTGCTGGACGCCGACCGGCAGCTGCTCGTGGCGCAGGACGATCTCGCGCGCACCCGGGCCGACGCGGCGCGCGCCGCCGTCGGATCCTACCGGGCGCTGGGCGGCGGCTGGTGA